Proteins from a genomic interval of Halorussus rarus:
- a CDS encoding LLM class flavin-dependent oxidoreductase has protein sequence MDIGTGLFTGQRRPDDDRSMGEIYDEMLTLGRAIDDAGLASAWVSEHHFTEDGYLSATMPTLGALAAETDDVELGTCIALAPLYDGVRLAEDAATVDLLADGRLTLGLAIGSNPTEFEEFGVPREERVERLGDATELLRAAWSAGTLDYDPEFHDVSPDVSVTPKPDGEIPVMYGGSAKPAVRRAARVADAWCAPSALSVDGVRKRVEDIRNVRAEEGLREDASEAGDEADDFDVYALQHGFVGDSEEQAWEAMKDGYFYIQRRYAEIFSGETVDELDDERKRELKDQAIYGTPEQVVDQLEAYREALGDDVHVILRTYHPGVGTDRMVECVERLGDEVVPHFE, from the coding sequence ATGGACATCGGGACGGGACTGTTCACCGGCCAGCGTCGGCCGGACGACGACCGGTCGATGGGCGAGATATACGACGAGATGCTGACCCTCGGGCGGGCCATCGACGACGCGGGGCTCGCCAGCGCGTGGGTCTCCGAGCACCACTTCACGGAGGACGGCTACCTCTCGGCGACGATGCCGACGCTGGGCGCGCTGGCGGCCGAGACCGACGACGTCGAGCTCGGGACGTGTATCGCGCTCGCCCCGCTGTACGACGGGGTCAGGCTGGCCGAGGACGCCGCGACGGTCGACCTGCTCGCGGACGGCCGGCTCACGCTCGGGCTCGCCATCGGGTCGAACCCCACCGAGTTCGAGGAGTTCGGCGTCCCCCGGGAGGAGCGGGTCGAGCGCCTGGGCGATGCGACAGAGCTGCTCCGGGCGGCGTGGTCCGCGGGGACGCTCGACTACGACCCCGAGTTTCACGACGTCTCGCCCGACGTGAGCGTCACGCCCAAGCCGGACGGGGAGATTCCCGTCATGTACGGCGGGTCCGCGAAGCCCGCGGTCCGGCGGGCCGCCCGAGTGGCCGACGCGTGGTGCGCCCCCTCGGCGCTGTCGGTCGACGGCGTCCGCAAGCGCGTCGAAGACATCCGGAACGTCCGCGCCGAGGAGGGACTGCGTGAGGACGCGAGCGAAGCCGGCGACGAGGCCGACGACTTCGACGTCTACGCGCTCCAGCACGGCTTCGTCGGCGACTCCGAGGAGCAGGCGTGGGAGGCGATGAAGGACGGCTACTTCTACATCCAGCGGCGCTACGCCGAGATATTCTCGGGCGAGACGGTCGACGAACTCGACGACGAGCGCAAGCGGGAGCTGAAGGACCAGGCCATCTACGGCACGCCCGAGCAGGTCGTCGACCAGCTGGAGGCGTACCGCGAGGCGCTCGGCGACGACGTCCACGTCATCCTCCGGACCTACCACCCCGGCGTCGGCACCGACCGGATGGTCGAGTGCGTCGAGCGGCTCGGCGACGAGGTAGTCCCGCACTTCGAGTGA
- a CDS encoding S9 family peptidase gives MSDENILEELARLPELAHPTVSPDGDRVAFYYNGTGRNELHVLNLETGERERWSDGEVPRNNRWPVAWAADGDRVFFHRDEGGDEQNDVWAIDRDGTTERIVEDDGQLSVQDVGENGETLLVGSNRDGQMNLYAHDLAAGETTKLTEYDRSVRAARLSPDGEHIAYATNEAEDTNNMDVYVADADGSNPRNLEIGDIGAEAMPVDWGPDGERLLVGDNSEDLDRCGIYDLATDEVRWYGEGDHSVAPSFFTPDGDRFLATRYRDATSMPVVYDVETGESRELDLPDGVASFGWQSDRVVDDDRVLVGHTTPTRREELLVYDLSTDEHETVFDREYGPFSPDDFADAEYFTFESDGVPDTPAKAVDHDPYESLEIGALLYDSGERPSPLIVNPHGGPRSMDQKAFGYRTQFLVQRGFSVLQVNYRGSSGRGREFTQRLYDDWGGAEQGDVATAVEHVLDTRDWIDEDRVVVFGGSYGGYSAYWQMVQYPDLYDAGIAWVGLTDLEDMYENTMPHFRTGLMEKNLGTPEENPELYRERSPVEYVENLDAPLLMPHGVNDHRVPVSQARIFRDALLDAGYEEGEDGDFEYAELGEEGHGSSDIDQKIRSLELLDEFLDRRLDAPAATADD, from the coding sequence ATGTCAGACGAGAACATCCTGGAGGAGCTCGCGCGCCTGCCGGAGCTGGCCCACCCGACCGTCTCCCCGGACGGCGACCGGGTGGCGTTCTACTACAACGGCACCGGGCGCAACGAGCTCCACGTCCTGAACCTCGAGACCGGTGAGCGCGAGCGATGGAGCGACGGCGAGGTCCCCCGGAACAACCGGTGGCCGGTCGCGTGGGCCGCCGACGGCGACCGGGTGTTCTTCCACCGGGACGAGGGCGGCGACGAGCAGAACGACGTCTGGGCCATCGACCGCGACGGGACGACCGAGCGGATCGTCGAGGACGACGGTCAGCTATCGGTCCAGGACGTCGGCGAGAACGGCGAGACGCTGCTGGTCGGCTCGAACCGGGACGGCCAGATGAACCTCTACGCTCACGACCTGGCCGCCGGCGAGACGACCAAGCTGACCGAGTACGACCGGTCGGTCAGGGCGGCCCGGCTCTCGCCCGACGGCGAGCACATCGCCTACGCCACCAACGAGGCCGAGGACACCAACAACATGGACGTCTACGTCGCCGACGCCGACGGGTCGAATCCGCGCAACCTCGAAATCGGCGACATCGGGGCGGAGGCGATGCCTGTGGACTGGGGCCCGGACGGCGAGCGACTCCTCGTCGGCGACAACTCCGAGGACCTCGACCGGTGCGGAATCTACGACCTCGCGACCGACGAGGTCCGGTGGTACGGCGAGGGCGACCACTCGGTCGCGCCGTCGTTCTTCACGCCCGACGGCGACCGATTCCTCGCGACGCGGTACCGCGACGCCACCAGCATGCCGGTCGTCTACGACGTCGAGACCGGCGAGTCCCGCGAGCTCGACCTGCCCGACGGCGTGGCCTCGTTCGGGTGGCAGAGCGACCGCGTCGTCGACGACGATCGGGTGCTGGTCGGCCACACCACGCCGACACGCCGTGAAGAACTGCTCGTCTACGACCTCTCGACCGACGAGCACGAGACGGTGTTCGACCGGGAGTACGGCCCGTTCTCGCCCGACGACTTCGCCGACGCCGAGTACTTCACCTTCGAGTCCGACGGCGTGCCCGACACCCCCGCCAAGGCGGTCGACCACGACCCCTACGAGTCGCTCGAAATCGGCGCGCTGCTCTACGACTCGGGCGAGCGACCGTCGCCGCTCATCGTCAACCCCCACGGCGGCCCGCGCTCGATGGACCAGAAGGCGTTCGGCTATCGCACCCAGTTCCTGGTCCAGCGGGGGTTCTCGGTGCTCCAGGTCAACTACCGCGGGTCGTCCGGACGCGGCCGGGAGTTCACGCAGCGGCTCTACGACGACTGGGGCGGCGCCGAGCAGGGCGACGTCGCGACCGCGGTCGAGCACGTGCTCGACACCCGCGACTGGATCGACGAGGACCGGGTGGTCGTGTTCGGCGGATCGTACGGCGGCTACTCGGCCTACTGGCAGATGGTCCAGTATCCCGACCTGTACGACGCCGGAATCGCCTGGGTCGGCCTGACCGACCTCGAGGACATGTACGAGAACACGATGCCCCACTTCAGGACCGGCCTGATGGAGAAGAACCTCGGGACGCCCGAGGAGAACCCGGAGCTCTACCGCGAGCGGAGTCCGGTCGAGTACGTCGAGAACCTCGACGCGCCGCTGCTGATGCCCCACGGCGTCAACGACCACCGGGTGCCGGTCTCGCAGGCCCGCATCTTCCGCGACGCGCTGCTCGACGCCGGCTACGAGGAGGGCGAGGACGGCGACTTCGAGTACGCGGAACTCGGCGAGGAGGGCCACGGCTCGTCGGACATCGACCAGAAGATCCGGTCGCTCGAACTGCTCGACGAGTTCCTCGACCGGAGACTCGACGCCCCCGCGGCGACGGCCGACGACTGA
- a CDS encoding EthD domain-containing protein: protein MYKHVALLVRKEGMTHEEFVDHWQNEHTPIAREIEGVTRYQTVLPTDPEHAEFDGVAELYFEDIDKLHDALGSEGSRDYDPDKGKAREARRDVDNFLAIDERPRFIGEETVQKDEVDGDTDGLYKHSAFLVRKEGMTHEEFVDHWQNEHTPIAREIEGVVKYNTVLPTDPEHAEFDGVAELYFEDLDKLHDALGSEGSRDYDPEKGKAREARRDVDNFLAIDERPRFIGEETVQKDET, encoded by the coding sequence ATGTACAAGCACGTCGCCCTGCTCGTGCGGAAGGAGGGGATGACCCACGAGGAGTTCGTCGACCACTGGCAGAACGAGCACACCCCCATCGCCCGCGAGATCGAGGGCGTCACGCGCTATCAGACCGTCCTCCCGACCGACCCCGAGCACGCCGAGTTCGACGGCGTCGCCGAGCTCTACTTCGAGGACATCGACAAGCTCCACGACGCCCTCGGCAGCGAGGGCTCACGCGACTACGACCCCGACAAGGGCAAAGCCAGAGAAGCCCGCCGGGACGTCGACAACTTCCTCGCCATCGACGAGCGTCCCCGGTTCATCGGCGAGGAGACCGTCCAGAAGGACGAGGTCGACGGCGACACCGACGGTCTCTACAAGCACTCGGCGTTCCTCGTCCGCAAGGAAGGGATGACTCACGAGGAGTTCGTCGACCACTGGCAGAACGAGCACACCCCCATCGCCCGCGAGATCGAGGGCGTCGTGAAGTACAACACCGTCCTGCCCACGGACCCCGAGCACGCCGAATTCGACGGCGTCGCCGAACTCTACTTCGAGGACCTCGACAAGCTCCACGACGCCCTCGGTAGCGAGGGCTCACGCGACTACGACCCCGAGAAGGGCAAAGCCAGAGAGGCCCGCCGGGACGTCGACAACTTCCTCGCCATCGACGAGCGCCCCCGGTTCATCGGCGAGGAGACCGTCCAGAAGGACGAGACGTAG
- the sugE gene encoding quaternary ammonium compound efflux SMR transporter SugE has translation MSWYVLLVAGLFEIAWAVGLEYSDGLSKPVPTAATVVALVISMVLLAKAVEDLPVGTAYAVWTGIGAVGTATLGIVLFEEPADLARVAFICVIVVGIAGLHFVSGGH, from the coding sequence ATGTCGTGGTACGTCCTCCTCGTCGCGGGGCTGTTCGAAATCGCCTGGGCCGTCGGCCTGGAGTACTCGGACGGCCTGTCGAAGCCGGTGCCGACCGCCGCGACCGTCGTCGCGCTGGTGATCAGCATGGTCCTGCTCGCGAAGGCGGTCGAGGATCTGCCCGTGGGGACCGCCTACGCGGTCTGGACCGGCATCGGCGCCGTCGGGACCGCGACGCTCGGTATCGTGCTGTTCGAAGAGCCCGCCGACCTCGCGCGCGTCGCGTTCATCTGCGTCATCGTGGTCGGCATCGCGGGCCTCCACTTCGTGTCGGGCGGCCACTGA
- a CDS encoding PAS domain S-box protein, whose translation MDEPVRLLHVDDDPDLTELTATYLERADERFAIETATNVSEGVARLSDGDFDCIVSDYDMPERDGIEFLGAVREDYPDLPFVLFTGKGSEEVASEAISAGVTDYLQKTPGTEQYTLLANRIKNAVAQYRAEQEVKQTEDRYRHLIEESTDVIIVVDASGTFQYLSPAADRVLGYAADEMVGENAFDYVHPDDRERLVAEFATQVEHPDERVTTEFRFDHPDGGWQWMGVKGRNLLDAPIIDGIVVYARDITERKKRERELELYETIVENTEDGIYVGDADCRFEFVNQRVAEASGIPQEAWLGEHVSMLSDLGILTDSEVASLEEGFEAIIDGARDQVSVEVAPRVPEEDFVIDLRLTSLQTERPIDSVVGFSRNVTERKKHEQELERKNERLEEFASVVSHDLRNPLNVAEGRLELIREECDGDHLDEIADAHQRMRTLIDDLLTLARGGDTASDAERIDLAETVDACWRNVETERATLDADATRTFRGDRSRVRQLLENLLRNAVDHGGTDVTVTVGDLEDGFYVADDGPGIPDEEAAFEAGYSTAEEGTGYGLTIVRRIADAHGWAVDATDSEAGGARFEFTGLETEAGRVHRTDSSV comes from the coding sequence ATGGACGAGCCGGTTCGACTACTTCACGTCGACGACGACCCCGACCTCACAGAGTTGACCGCGACGTATCTCGAACGGGCCGACGAGCGGTTCGCCATCGAGACCGCGACGAACGTCAGCGAGGGGGTAGCCCGGCTCTCCGACGGGGACTTCGACTGCATCGTCTCGGACTACGACATGCCCGAGCGGGACGGGATCGAGTTTCTCGGCGCCGTCCGCGAGGACTATCCCGACCTTCCGTTCGTCCTGTTCACCGGGAAGGGCAGCGAAGAGGTCGCCAGCGAGGCGATCTCGGCCGGCGTCACGGATTATCTCCAGAAGACGCCCGGCACCGAACAGTACACGCTACTGGCGAACCGGATCAAGAACGCCGTCGCCCAGTACCGGGCGGAACAGGAGGTGAAGCAGACGGAGGATCGGTATCGACACCTGATCGAAGAATCGACCGACGTGATCATCGTCGTCGACGCCTCGGGGACGTTCCAGTATCTGAGTCCCGCCGCCGACCGGGTGCTCGGCTACGCCGCCGACGAGATGGTCGGCGAAAACGCGTTCGACTACGTCCATCCCGACGACCGCGAGCGGCTGGTAGCGGAGTTCGCCACCCAGGTCGAACACCCGGACGAGCGCGTCACGACCGAGTTCCGGTTCGATCATCCCGACGGGGGCTGGCAGTGGATGGGCGTGAAGGGACGGAATCTCCTGGACGCCCCGATCATCGACGGAATCGTCGTCTACGCACGCGACATCACGGAACGCAAGAAGCGCGAGCGGGAACTCGAACTGTACGAGACCATCGTGGAGAACACCGAGGACGGCATCTACGTGGGAGACGCCGACTGTCGGTTCGAGTTCGTGAACCAACGCGTCGCCGAAGCCTCCGGAATTCCCCAGGAGGCCTGGTTGGGCGAACACGTCTCGATGCTCTCGGACCTCGGAATCCTCACCGACAGTGAAGTCGCCTCGCTCGAGGAGGGGTTCGAGGCGATCATCGACGGTGCGCGGGACCAGGTGAGCGTGGAGGTCGCTCCGAGGGTGCCCGAGGAGGACTTCGTGATCGACCTCCGGCTGACGTCCCTCCAGACCGAGAGGCCGATCGACAGCGTGGTCGGGTTCTCCAGGAACGTCACCGAACGCAAGAAGCACGAACAGGAGCTAGAGCGGAAGAACGAGCGGCTGGAGGAGTTCGCCAGCGTGGTCTCCCACGACCTCCGGAACCCCCTGAACGTCGCGGAGGGCCGGCTCGAACTGATCCGCGAGGAGTGCGACGGCGACCACCTCGACGAGATCGCGGACGCCCATCAGCGAATGCGGACGCTGATCGACGACCTGCTGACGCTCGCCCGGGGCGGCGACACCGCGTCCGACGCCGAGCGTATCGACCTCGCGGAGACGGTCGACGCCTGCTGGCGAAACGTCGAGACGGAGCGGGCGACGCTCGATGCAGACGCGACGCGAACGTTTCGGGGCGACCGGAGCCGGGTCCGACAGCTGCTGGAGAACCTCCTTCGGAACGCGGTCGACCACGGCGGGACGGACGTGACGGTAACTGTCGGCGACCTCGAAGACGGGTTCTACGTCGCCGACGACGGCCCGGGGATTCCCGACGAAGAAGCAGCGTTCGAGGCGGGCTACTCGACCGCGGAGGAGGGGACCGGTTACGGACTCACGATCGTCCGGCGCATCGCCGACGCGCACGGCTGGGCGGTGGACGCGACCGACAGCGAGGCGGGTGGCGCCCGGTTCGAGTTCACCGGACTCGAGACCGAAGCGGGACGAGTTCACAGAACGGACAGCTCGGTGTAG
- a CDS encoding M24 family metallopeptidase, producing MGFYQRDFMEGTRGTMGVDWEERIDFQRMREERKERARERMREAGLGSMLLINDPNVRYVTGLAMTGGSGADHYTLLTEDGDVVHWDTADHASNQRFNCPWLDDIRYAAPGLGNVPRASGRDSARNWLKGKMADLVVDAMDEYGVKNEPMGIDVGNQALISKFEDRDVDVRPGDCAQVMEDARKVKTRDEIECLRMVAALCEAGFQRITETAKPGMRESEVWGEATKELWRLGAMVQGGYVTSGPNTWPKHQANTTDRVIRPGDLVYADFYNIGFMGYRSCYYRTFSVGEPTQAQREAYEKARDDLYDVLERIEPGATTDEICRGFPDEEGEHMDWYDADEYWEMTTNHWAHGLGLQLYEVPLIWRGLSPDHPIEIEEGMTMAVETMRPADRQGVRVEEMVVVRENGVEILSQWPVEEITTIEH from the coding sequence ATGGGATTCTATCAGCGCGATTTCATGGAAGGCACCCGCGGGACCATGGGCGTCGACTGGGAGGAGCGGATCGACTTCCAGCGCATGCGCGAGGAGCGCAAGGAACGGGCCCGCGAGCGGATGCGGGAGGCCGGTCTCGGCAGCATGCTCCTCATCAACGACCCCAACGTCCGGTACGTCACCGGGCTGGCGATGACCGGCGGGAGCGGGGCCGACCACTACACCCTGCTCACCGAGGACGGCGACGTCGTCCACTGGGACACCGCCGACCACGCGAGCAACCAGCGGTTCAACTGCCCGTGGCTCGACGACATCCGGTACGCCGCGCCCGGACTGGGCAACGTCCCGCGCGCGTCCGGCCGCGACTCGGCGCGCAACTGGCTCAAGGGCAAGATGGCCGACCTCGTGGTCGATGCGATGGACGAGTACGGCGTGAAGAACGAGCCGATGGGCATCGACGTGGGCAACCAGGCCCTCATCTCCAAGTTCGAGGACCGGGACGTCGACGTCCGACCGGGCGACTGCGCGCAGGTCATGGAGGACGCCCGAAAGGTCAAGACCCGCGACGAGATCGAGTGCCTCCGGATGGTCGCGGCGCTCTGCGAGGCCGGGTTCCAGCGCATCACCGAAACCGCGAAACCGGGCATGCGCGAGTCGGAGGTGTGGGGCGAGGCGACGAAGGAGCTCTGGCGGCTCGGCGCGATGGTCCAGGGCGGCTACGTCACCTCCGGCCCGAACACCTGGCCCAAGCACCAGGCCAACACGACCGACCGCGTCATCCGGCCGGGCGACCTCGTCTACGCCGACTTCTACAACATCGGATTCATGGGCTACCGGTCGTGCTACTACCGGACCTTCAGCGTCGGCGAACCGACGCAGGCCCAGAGAGAGGCCTACGAGAAGGCCCGCGACGACCTCTACGACGTGCTAGAGCGCATCGAACCCGGCGCGACGACCGACGAGATCTGCCGGGGCTTCCCCGACGAGGAGGGCGAGCACATGGACTGGTACGACGCCGACGAGTACTGGGAGATGACCACCAACCACTGGGCCCACGGCCTGGGCCTCCAGCTCTACGAGGTGCCGCTCATCTGGCGCGGGCTCTCGCCCGACCACCCCATCGAGATCGAGGAGGGGATGACGATGGCGGTCGAGACGATGCGGCCCGCCGACCGGCAGGGCGTCCGCGTCGAGGAGATGGTGGTCGTCCGCGAGAACGGCGTCGAGATCCTGAGCCAGTGGCCGGTCGAGGAGATCACGACCATCGAGCACTGA
- a CDS encoding cupin domain-containing protein yields the protein MYEKTGLADLETRDVEGVEPGLKAVGYELRPEEMRPSIWEFAAGESNNRHRQREQEELYYVLDGEFRVTVEDDDGTSESFELGADEVVVIPPETWRQFEAETDGRLLVVGAPNAEDDAVTEDDADDGDGAS from the coding sequence ATGTACGAGAAGACCGGCCTCGCGGACCTCGAGACCCGGGACGTGGAGGGCGTCGAGCCCGGCCTGAAGGCGGTCGGGTACGAGCTTCGGCCCGAGGAGATGCGTCCGAGCATCTGGGAGTTCGCGGCGGGCGAGTCGAACAACCGGCACCGCCAGCGCGAGCAGGAGGAGCTGTACTACGTTCTCGACGGAGAGTTCCGCGTCACCGTCGAGGACGATGATGGAACGAGCGAGTCCTTCGAACTCGGCGCCGACGAGGTGGTCGTGATTCCGCCCGAGACGTGGCGGCAGTTCGAGGCGGAGACCGACGGTCGCCTGCTGGTGGTCGGCGCGCCGAACGCGGAGGACGACGCGGTCACCGAGGACGACGCCGACGACGGGGACGGCGCGTCCTGA
- a CDS encoding dCTP deaminase, with product MRPSELTTLVDGLLHEETQVTDRGVDLTVNEVLRVETPGRVDFGGDELDDPNVSAHEKVWRSDDDDYQWWHLAGGQYLVEYNETVAADRPLRVQTRDAVREMGAFHPTLELTDLGRIPLSVAPGGIRLKENARISTVLPPEEGSE from the coding sequence ATGCGACCAAGCGAACTGACCACGCTCGTCGACGGCCTGCTCCACGAGGAGACCCAGGTGACCGACCGCGGTGTCGACCTGACGGTGAACGAGGTGCTCCGCGTCGAGACGCCCGGCCGCGTCGACTTCGGCGGCGACGAACTCGACGACCCCAACGTCTCGGCCCACGAGAAGGTGTGGCGGAGCGACGATGACGATTACCAGTGGTGGCACCTCGCCGGCGGCCAGTACCTAGTGGAGTACAACGAGACCGTCGCGGCCGACCGCCCGCTCCGGGTCCAGACCCGCGACGCGGTGCGCGAGATGGGCGCGTTCCACCCGACGCTCGAACTGACCGACCTCGGTAGGATACCCCTCTCGGTTGCGCCCGGGGGAATCCGACTGAAGGAGAACGCCCGCATCTCGACGGTGCTCCCGCCCGAGGAGGGCTCGGAGTAG
- a CDS encoding FecCD family ABC transporter permease, with amino-acid sequence MASDTRGHRDNQAESGPFGWIDGSLATVVLGSVAVVVVAGLIQVSFGTYSMTLAQAWRAVIDPSIALNPDAWRAFLFGAELPEMGRRRLVIWNIRLPRVIVAALVGTNLAISGAIFQAVTRNELASPYVLGVSSGAGLAVLLTLVVFSGLAPFLPIFAALGGALAFLMVYLIAWKGGTSPVRLVLAGVIVSTVFWSLQRGLFYLAEDLGVVQSAIAWTTGSLTGVDWEQVRIILPWSALSLVLALAGSRQLNVLLLGERTAKSLGMSVERVRFALAGVAVLAASAAISVAGIVSFVGLVVPHMVRTIVGSEYKRLMVGCVFAGPALMVAADVGARLALAPTQIPVGVVTGLVGGPYFLYLMRQQQEMGEL; translated from the coding sequence ATGGCGAGCGACACCCGCGGACACAGAGACAACCAGGCCGAGTCCGGCCCGTTCGGCTGGATCGACGGCTCGCTCGCCACGGTCGTCCTCGGCAGCGTCGCCGTGGTCGTCGTGGCGGGCCTGATACAGGTGAGCTTCGGAACCTACTCGATGACGCTCGCCCAGGCGTGGCGGGCGGTGATCGACCCGAGCATCGCGCTCAACCCGGACGCGTGGCGGGCGTTCCTGTTCGGCGCCGAACTCCCCGAGATGGGCCGGCGCCGACTGGTGATCTGGAACATCCGGCTCCCGCGGGTCATCGTGGCCGCGCTGGTCGGGACCAACCTGGCCATCTCGGGCGCCATCTTCCAGGCGGTGACCCGGAACGAGCTCGCCAGCCCGTACGTCCTCGGGGTGAGCTCCGGGGCCGGGCTGGCGGTGCTGCTCACGCTCGTCGTGTTCTCGGGGCTCGCACCGTTCCTGCCGATCTTCGCCGCGCTGGGCGGCGCGCTCGCGTTCCTGATGGTCTACCTCATCGCGTGGAAGGGCGGGACGAGTCCGGTCCGGCTGGTGCTCGCGGGGGTCATCGTCAGCACCGTCTTCTGGTCGCTCCAGCGCGGGCTGTTCTACCTGGCCGAGGACCTCGGCGTGGTCCAGTCGGCCATCGCGTGGACTACCGGGTCGCTCACCGGCGTCGACTGGGAGCAGGTCCGGATCATCCTCCCGTGGAGCGCGCTCTCGCTCGTGCTGGCGCTGGCGGGCTCGCGGCAGCTGAACGTGCTCCTGCTCGGCGAGCGGACCGCGAAGTCGCTGGGCATGTCGGTCGAGAGGGTCCGGTTCGCGCTGGCGGGCGTGGCGGTGCTGGCGGCCAGCGCCGCCATCTCGGTCGCGGGCATCGTGAGCTTCGTCGGGCTGGTCGTGCCCCACATGGTCCGGACCATCGTCGGCAGCGAGTACAAGCGCCTGATGGTCGGGTGCGTCTTCGCCGGCCCCGCGCTCATGGTCGCGGCCGACGTGGGCGCGCGGCTGGCGCTCGCCCCGACTCAGATTCCGGTCGGCGTCGTGACCGGGCTGGTCGGCGGCCCGTACTTCCTCTACCTGATGCGTCAGCAGCAGGAGATGGGCGAGCTCTGA
- a CDS encoding ArsR/SmtB family transcription factor → MADLLPSSPDPSAGDGGDPRVVGVDSDDAEDLLAALQSETARDILGALYDDPASPSALADEVDTSIQNVRYHLDRLTDADLVEVADTVYSEKGREMKVYAPAAKPLVVFAGSDDDAPGVESALSKLLGALGVLGLSSLLVQRLFGDSTGGVTDSDVSWGGAGDAAGTTAAENATAPGPNAAATTAAESGDSLTGAETTADAGRETATESGRTVAEATRTATEAPRTMEEATRTAAETTRTATDLTLDSTTAAATAGDTAASGLPPGLVFFAGGLVVLLALGIAWHLRAR, encoded by the coding sequence ATGGCCGACCTCCTGCCCTCCAGCCCCGACCCCTCGGCCGGCGACGGGGGCGACCCCCGCGTCGTGGGCGTCGACTCCGACGACGCCGAGGACCTGCTGGCCGCCCTCCAGTCGGAGACGGCCCGCGACATCCTCGGGGCGCTCTACGACGACCCGGCGAGCCCCTCGGCGCTGGCCGACGAGGTCGACACCTCCATCCAGAACGTCCGCTACCATCTCGACCGGCTGACCGACGCTGACCTGGTGGAGGTGGCCGACACCGTCTACTCCGAAAAAGGCCGCGAGATGAAGGTGTACGCACCCGCGGCCAAGCCCCTGGTGGTCTTCGCCGGCAGCGACGACGACGCGCCCGGCGTCGAGTCGGCCCTCTCGAAGCTGCTGGGCGCGCTCGGCGTCCTCGGCCTGTCGAGCCTCCTCGTCCAGCGGCTCTTCGGCGACTCGACCGGCGGTGTGACCGACTCCGACGTGTCCTGGGGCGGCGCCGGCGACGCGGCGGGCACCACCGCAGCGGAGAACGCGACGGCGCCCGGACCGAACGCCGCCGCCACAACCGCTGCCGAGTCGGGCGACTCGCTCACCGGCGCCGAGACCACCGCCGACGCAGGCCGCGAGACGGCGACCGAGTCGGGCCGGACCGTCGCGGAGGCGACCCGAACCGCGACCGAGGCGCCTCGGACGATGGAGGAGGCGACCCGGACGGCGGCCGAGACGACCAGGACCGCCACGGATCTGACCCTCGATTCGACGACCGCGGCCGCGACGGCCGGCGATACCGCCGCCAGCGGGCTCCCGCCGGGCCTGGTCTTCTTCGCAGGCGGACTGGTCGTCCTGCTGGCGCTCGGAATCGCGTGGCACCTGCGCGCGCGCTGA
- a CDS encoding zinc ribbon domain-containing protein, whose product MEQLLESRETGTDGVDLSRGADDFDSLLFCGRCGERFQAAEATDDGWYYRCPNDDCDAEGIHEDLYPVKDVLPSTH is encoded by the coding sequence ATGGAACAACTACTCGAGAGTCGCGAGACCGGAACCGACGGCGTAGACCTCTCCCGCGGCGCGGACGACTTCGACTCGCTGCTGTTCTGTGGTCGATGCGGCGAGCGATTCCAGGCCGCCGAGGCCACCGACGACGGCTGGTACTATCGATGTCCGAACGACGACTGCGACGCGGAGGGGATCCACGAGGACCTCTACCCGGTCAAAGACGTGCTTCCATCGACACACTGA